One Cydia fagiglandana chromosome 5, ilCydFagi1.1, whole genome shotgun sequence genomic window, TCAATTCTTAATTCATTTTTACTAGTACGCATAATACTcatttgattatttaaatttaagttatagttagtatatttaattattatcgatttattttattacactagATGCAATTTATGTTTCCAATattgtatgaattttaatttcaattttaatgcATTTAATTAATAGCtatattttatctttataatttaaattacatgTTCATTCAGTGACATCGGTATCTTTGGTATCAGCTTGCCCCtttggcataggcctcccctagTGCTTGCCATAGCTTTCTGTTTGCGGCTTTTCTCCTCCATGTTTTGCCGGCTGTTTCCATAATCTCATCTTCCCATCTCTTCCTCTGCCGTCCTCTCCTTCTTTTCCCATCTCTTGGGTACCACATTATGATATCCTTAGACCATTTGTTCTTCTGGTTTCTTATAGTGTGTCCAGTCCAGTTCCATTTGAGTTTCATCACCGTATATGTTACATCTGCAACTTTAGTTTTACTTCTTATATTGGTTAGTCTGACTCGGTCCCTTaactttatatttaaaatgCTTCTCTCCATGTTATTTTGACATACTTGCAGTGCTTTTTTATGCTTTTCGGTGAGAGCCCATGTTTGGGATCCGTATGTCAGACATGGCAATATACAAGAGTTGAATACTTTTGTTTTGTCTTTGATTGGTATCTGTGGGTTCTTCATGACCTCTTTAAGCGACCAGTAGCTTTTCCACGCGTTGCATATTCTAGTGTTTATTTCTTTTGTCATTTGGTCTTCGGGTGAGATAATTTGTCCTAAATACGTATACTGGTTGACATATTCTATACAGCTGTTGTTCAGTGAGATAGGTGCTTTTTCATGATTTGTCATTAATTTGGTTTTATCAGTGTTCAAAGTCAGACCTACAATATTACTTTCTTTTTCTAGTTGTACCAACATTTTCTCCAGGTCCCTCTGATTGTCACTCAGGACAATCAGGTCATCAGCAAACCTTAAGTGATTCAACTTTTCACCGTTTATGTTTATTCCAAAAGCATCCCAGTCCATTTTCCTGAAAATATGTTCCAGCACCGCTGAGAACAGCTTTGGCGATAAGGGGTCTCCTTGACGTACTCCTTTCTTTATTTTGAATGGTACTCCTATTCTTTCTGTTTGTATTTTTGCTGTTGCGTCCTTATATATGTTCTTAATTATTCTGATATATTTCGGAAGTACTCCTTGTGATCGCAGAGCGTCCCAGATATGTGTGTGTTTAAGAGAGTCAAATGCTTTGTTGTAATCTATAAATGCCagataatatatttttccatattcattacatttttCTATGACTTGCTTAATGACATGGATGTGGTCCATGGTTGAAAAATCACTTCTGAATCCTGCCTGCTCCCTAGGCTGGTTTTCGTCTAGAACCAAGGACATCCGGTTTAATATAACTTTTGAGAAAATTTTTTATAGGTTTGACAGCAAACTGATTGgtctataattatttatttctgcgACATCTCCTTTCTTGTGAATTAAAGTGATAGTTGATGATGCCCATTGTTCTGGTATGACTTCATTGGTAAGTATGTGATTGAATAAGTTTGTTATAGGCTTTATGATATAGTCTATACATCCCTTAAGCACTTCATTTGTTATTTTGTCCTCCCCTGGAGCTTTGTAATTCTTTTGGGAGAGTATTGCCTTCCTTACTTCAGATTCTAGTATTATAGGAACCGTTTCTTCATTGTCTTCTAACAAATAATGTGATTCTGTATCGTTTGTGTCGTCATATAAATTTGAATAAAACTTGGTAGCTATTTCTATTATTTTGGATCGTTTTGTCTCCTTTTTTCCTGGTGTTTTACTGTTAATATTTGGGATCCAACTGGAGCTCTCTTTAAGTTCTTTTAATGCTTTTTTTACACCTCCCGAATTTTCTATGTGGAATTGGATGGTCCTGCTCCTCAATGCCTTTCGGTGTATTCTGATTTCCTCGTTAATTTGTTTGCTTAGTTCAGCAATTTGTTTCCTGTTTTCTTTTCTGTTTCCAAGGAGGATTTTCCTGCTATCTATGAGAGATCTGGCTTTGTTTCCAATACCATCCTTTTTCTTTTTAACACAGCCTAATTTTTCAGACACTTTCCGAATTTCCTCCTccaataaattatatttctcCTGTATGTTCACAGTGTTCTCAATTTCCGTTCTTTTGTTCTTTAGTGATGTGAGTAAATTTTCCGGAATGGGCAGTGGAATATGTGTTGGTTGCGTTTTCTGATTCATATGTTTTCTTGTTGGTTTGGGTTTATTCAGATAGATTGTACCTCTTACCATTCGGTGGTTTGTATTGAAGTTTAGTTTATTAATAGTGCTTATATCTTTGAAAAATTTGGGTTTGTTGGAGAGTATGAAGTCTATTTCATTCTTTACTTGACCATCAGGCGATATCCAGGTCCATTTtctttgaatttttttctgataatAGCTGTTGAGTATTTTCAGGTTATGTGTAAGTGCAAGGTTTATTAATCTTTGGCCGTTGTTATTTCTTCTGCCAGTACCATGTAGACCCATAATGGCGTCCTCCCCGGCTTGTCTTTTACCGATTTGGCCATTGAAATCGCCCATTAGGAATATTGTTTTGTGTGCTTTTCCAAGAGTTCTTTCTAGGTCTCCATAGAATGTGTCTTTAATGTCTTCTTGTGCTATCTCTGTTGGTGCATATATTTGAATTATCGAAATACTTCCATATTCCGGTAGGTTAATATTTAGTTGAGCAATCCGTTCCGATATTCCAATAAATTCCTGGATGTACTTGCTGAGGCATCTTTGGACGAGGAACCCAACTCCAAACAGGCCAGGTGTATTCCCAATATGGTATAGGATGTAGTTTTCATACTGTTCAATTTTTTCACCCATTCTCCTCACTTCGCTTATGCCAATTATATCCCAGTTGATATATTCCAGCGCTCGTTCCAACTCCTGTAGGGATTCCTCAGTTCTTAAAGTCCTGGCGTTGAGGGTTGATATGTAAAAgctatttttgatatttttatctttCTTTGTTAGTTTGGTATGTTCACTGTAGTTGTTGTAACTTTTTCTTTGGGGTGTTTCTACTTGTTTTGAGAGATTTGTCAGATTTGGCAGATTTGGCAGATTTGGCGGATTTGGCGCTGAGCCTAGGGGGTTTTGGTCTTGAGCCCCACGGTGACCAACCGGGTTGGGGCACTTTTTCTTTTGTATATGTTGTTTATCTAATGTTGTTTTATTCCTTCCGCTACCGATGTCCGCTAATTCCTATGGTTTCGGGGTAGTTATTTCTGTAACGGAGTTCGACCTGGAGCGCATGTATGCAAAAGGATCTGTTCTATGTAGTTTTGCTGGGGCAAGTATGCCTTTACTTCCTCTGTCATTTTCTTGGTGTTCTGTTGCCGAGGTGGGCTGACGGGAGGGGGATGTTGAATCTTCTCGCTTCCGTTTTTCATTTTCTTTGGGCTTGATTATTAATTTGTCGTTCCTAATGTACACTTTATTGCCCTTTTCTCTCTCCTGCTTAAGCTCCCCTTGTAGTTCTTTACGTTTTTCTAAAGTCGCTTTAGTGAAGTCTTCAGTTATATACATCTTTTCTGGtacttttttcttgtttttcagAATTTCAATTTTCTTATTGTATGTGGTGAAAGAGATTAGTACTGGCCTTATCTTGTCTTCCTTTTTTCTGCCTATCCTGTGCATTTTGTTAATGTCACTATTTTCAACTTTCACATCCAACTTTTCAAACAGAAGTGTGACGTTTTTGGATAGCTGCGTATAACTTGTATCACTTTCATTCAGACCATGTATtataatgttgttttgtttggtTATGTTCTCTAATGTATTTACTTTCTTGTTTAATATCTCTACTTCTGACTTGAGAATCTTGTTTTCTTCctgtaatggttttattttatcgTCTATCGTTCTCAGAATTTTTTCAGAATTGTTTTCTATCAGCACGGCTTGATTTCTTAGTTCTTCTTTCATCAAAGCGTAAAGCTCGGTGTTTGACATTTCCCCTGTCATTTTGTTTTGATATCTTGGATAGCGTTTTGTGCTTGCTTGAATTGGAACGTATAATTTTCGTAGGTTGTCTACACTGCCGAGATGTCACTGGTAGAAATTTTTGGTTTGCATTGGCAACActaggtttttatttttatgttgttTCCTTGCTAAGTCTTTGGAAAGTGACAGCCTTGTTTTATAGGTTATATTCACAGTATATTTTAACACTGGTTTTAATTGCAGTCCACACGGTATACACAGAGTTCTTTACTTTCACCACTTTTCCGAGTTTTTATTGTTATACAGAACAACAATTTCACTACAACCACAGTCTTTATATCGAGTtatccatttttattttaggagCGTAGTGATAGCGACTTTACTAATGGACGACCGGAACCGGAAACCGGAACcggaaatataatatacaaatacttaaatacatagaaaacacccatgactcaggaacaaatatctgtatcatcatacaaataaatgcccttactgggattcgaactcaggaccatcggcttcgcaggcagggtcactacccactaggccagaccggtcgtattattttgattaaaaaatatattaaaattggcggctcgttttgtacgacgtccggttagtacgacgtaatatcagcggtcccttgagtgtcgttataaccggactctactgtacttTCATATTGCACGATGTGCTTCCTTTTAAGTCTTTGCACTGTTTGTACTTTAACTTAAGTGTACTTTTTCTTCACCAGATGTCCCGCGACGAATGGGAACAAAGCATAACCAACTGGTGGCAAGAGCACCGTGGCATGCTCCGCGAGGACGCCATGATGGAATACCTGAAGATCGCACAGGACCTCGAGATGTACGGAGTCAACTACTTCGAGATCAGGAATAAGAAGACCACGGAGCTGTGGCTCGGTGTGGACGCACTGGGGCTTAATATCTATGAGAAGGACGACAAGTAAGTGCACGATAGAAAGTAGAGGAGAACGATAAATGTAGAACTGTAGCTCACGCGAATGAGAAGAAAGATAATTTAATATACAGAAGTACAAATATTATGAATAGATGCCGAGGTTTAACAACACGCAAaatttagggtcggttgcacgaAACTGTCTGACATTGTTAAAACGTTCGCTTAACCTTATTGTGTGGGAAGATTCATACTTTTCTGCtgagtgacgttgatcagtcggTCAACTGCAACTGGCCTTGAATAGGTCAATGACTTCAGGATCATTCTTCTTTTCATCGACATTGGTATTGGATAATGTATCTTTGACCAACACACTcacaacaaactagtttaccTTGTTTGTATTAATATTTCAGTATATATCACTCATCACAAAATCCTTTACTTCCAGACTGACCCCAAAGATCGGTTTCCCCTGGTCCGAAATCCGCAACATCTCATTCAACGACCGCAAGTTCATCATCAAGCCCATCGACAAGAAGGCGCCCGACTTCGTGTTCTTCGCGCCGCGCGTGCGCGTCAACAAGCGCATCCTCGCGCTGTGTATGGGCAACCACGAGCTGTACATGCGCAGGCGCAAGCCCGACACTATTGACGTGCAGCAGATGAAGGCCCAGGCTAGAGAGGAGAAGCTCGCCAAACAGGCACAGAGGTTAGTTACTTTTGTAAAGCAATAGTGTTGGCCCTATGACGTTACCTTGTGGGACACCTAATTTTATTACAGAAGACTGGGGGGGTGGGATCGAATAAATGTACATTGTTATtggtttataaaatatttaagagTTGAGCTGACAAACTAGACTTAATATGTACACTGAAATATTAtgattaaataataagtaaaagGCTAAAGATGGTGTCAAAAGCCTTTGCATTGtccgaaaaaaaaatcttaaaacatTAGTCTTTCATACGATATAAAGAAAGGGTAGATATTTCCGTCCTTGTTCCGTTGTttataaatagtacattattgtcgaggctcggaagtagctacttgcaggctgaggattcgttttaaacggacgaccttgggagtccgtttaattgaatccgaagccagcaagtagccttccagccgagtcatatatagtgcttttctcaaaaatggtgcaagaaatataaatatcatagaaatattttacaaaagcaacgttcttacatatatattttgacaggaaaatgcccttgccgcctttttattttttttaataaaaaaatagaagtgtatttttctgccaaaaatacgccaacctatttgagacatctaaatagtcgcggtactaatcatctgtttggctgtttaatgggcctgtgccttcatttgatatggtcatttcattaaaaagtttggaactcgacaaataatggaatttgtatgcaacattgcagtcccaaaatcgagactgcaatgtttttaactttttaatttttgactgaccataaactacgcgcttcgcgacctattttttagacggcaaagtcgactttgccgtccatttttgagaaaaggtaCATTTTGTTTTCAGAGAGAAACTCCAACTGGAGATTGCGGCTCGCGAACGCGCGGAAAAGAAACAACAGGAATATGAGGACCGTCTCAAACACATGCAGGAGGAGATGGAGCGCTCACAGGTATGGTTCAATATTACCTAATTCTATTTCTTGAACCTTGATCGAAAATGAAGTTTTTCTAGCAATCAGCGAAAAGTGCCAAGTATAAGTATATTCTCAGtacttttatcattttaaaatcaATATAACCTCCCATGACGCTCATCTGATGATGAAGCTAAAAAGCGGACAGACTGGATAGTTGGTGGCTTTTTTTCTGTTAACCCATTGACTTGATATGAGTCGTTTAGACAATTTAAGACGCGTCGCGTAAAGTTAAAGTCAAAATCATTTTTGACAGAAACTTATTTGTATTGTTACAGGCAAACCTGATCGAAGCTCAGGACATGATCAGACGGCTAGAGGAACAGCTCCGTCAGCTGCAAGCTGCCAAGGAGGAGCTGGAGCAGCGGCAGAACGAGCTGCAAGCCATGATGACCCGCCTCGAGGAGACCAAGGTATGATATCTAAACCACAACTGTTTCAGGTGTCTTTAAGGTTATGATATGCATTTGCCATCGGATATGAACGCAAAAAGTGCTAAAAAATATACACAAGTCTGTAAGGGCCACTTGAACCAttaactaacccggggttaaccggttaaacctggagttaccatggttaccagtacaatttgacactgggttaacggtttaaccggttaaccccgggttaataggatggtgcaagtggcgcttaaaagTCTAAATAAGAATAACGGCGACAATGAACAGATCCACCTCAGAAAAAGAAGTAATGATATGTGTATGACGGACGTGCctctaaattaaatttgaagaGAATAATATTGAACATAAAAAAATCTCTCAAAACCTTATGCGtatttactaaaatatttaatgaTAATTTCAGAACATGGAAGCCGCGGAGCGCGCAAAGCTCGAAGAGGAGATCCGCAACAAACAAGAAGAGGTTTCCCGCATCCAGCAGGAGGTTGAGGAGAAGGACACTGAAACTCGCCGGCTGCAGGAGGAGGTTGAGGAGGCGCGCAGACAACAGGTACAATTCTTCCTCAGCGAGTAtgcgcccactgttgggcatacgcctctccaaatctcctccaagcagccctatttgctgcttctctcctccagagtgggcctgcaatctttttaatgtcatcctcccatcttgttGGAGGTGAGGCCTCCACGCTAGGACAATTAGGTATAATTATTATAGATAAAGTTACACCAAGATAAGCCCTCAACGATATTGAGAGTataagcagtgcaagtgttgttttaaatgtcaaacttctgtgaaattatgacgtataaataacacttgaactGCGAATGATATcataatcgttgcagacttttctttcttggtctaactctaaacatcTTCTAAAATCCTGGTCACGGGCACCAAATTGTTGCAACCCCACTTTAAAGCTGGAAGAAGAAAAAAGGAGGAATATTGGTAGATAActtctttatttatatttacaacatatataggtattgatataaaaaaagtaaaaaataaaagcaaGAAGTGTTTTGCACTCAAAAGTCAAAGAAGGATAAAATTAGGGTGTTTCTGTAGGATTTAGGTATGAAGGAACAAATTGTAATGACTTAACTACTAGACAATCGACCGATATTGCACTTTCCTAATATAGATTCAGAATCACTGACATTTTCGTCAGTTTTAAGTTCGTGTCAGAAAGTGACATGATACAAGATGTGTCAAAAATGTAGGCCTCGGAACAAATTTCGAATCTACGGGGAAAATacagtttaaaaagtaatatcttatgaaatatatctAATATAAAACGTTTAGGGTCGATTTAGACGGCGTGCAAACgaatgcgattttagttatattGCGGACCCGGACCGTTTGTTACATCCAATTTAACCGACCGATTAAAACCCGCAacgtaatgaaactcgcatgcgagttctcgcatcgtctaaatgagcccttaatcGTTTTAAAAAGGATGCGAGGATTATATTTGATCCCTCGAAGggttaaaaataagtttgtaTTTGTTTTCGTATAGGAGTCGGCGGCGGCGCtgctggcggcggcggcgacgccCTCGCACCACCACGTGGCGGAGGGCAAGGACGACGCGGGCTCGGACGGCGGCTCGGACGCGGGCGGCCAGGAGCTCGCCGGAGCACCTGATGACCTGGTGGACCCCGTCGAGGACCGCCGCACGCTCGCCGAGCGGAACGAACGCCTGCACAGCCAGCTCAAGGTAACCGACACGAGCCTATCTATTTCCCGATAAcatctaagggccagttgcaccaaccacatttgacagactgatcaacgtcagccggcgcgcttCGGCGCTTTACCATGAacctttccatacataaaaatttagcgaactctttcacgatacgaacagtttggtgcaaccgaccctaagtgcGAAGTATCATAGATAGATGCAATAGAATTGAGATTTAAAAGTACCGTCttaatgtaacaaaataaaattattagggTACTTAAATTTTTTTGCACCACACCGGCtcatatttttctttatttatgatgagaaagttgcattttacaCACAAGAAATGCCTAACTAATTAGAATTctagatgcaaattttgagtttcttCATGTTAACTTTtggaataataaataattaaaatagaattcatttgaATTCGATTTTAAAGTTATacagattttattttataatcttttgcttgctcgggtatcaattttAAAACCGATAactataaatagtaaataaataaatattaggggacatcttacacagatcaacctagccccaaactaagcaaagcttgtcctatgggtgctaggcgacggtatacatacttatatagataaatacatacttatatacatagaaaacacccatgactcaggaacaaatattagcgttcatcacacaaataaatgcccttactgggattcgaacccaggaccatcggcttagcagacAGGTTCACTATCCACtgggccagaccggtcgtcaaactatTAATCCTAACCCACTTTCACTGTAATTGTAAACACCTATTTCACTGTTATACGAGTAAATTAAATAGCACATGTACAACAATGGCACTGTACGCTTTGTGTGTGAATTAATATTAGCAATTACTTCTCTGGCTACACAAAAACTAATTCAAACTTACCCCGTTCAGGCCCTGAAGCAAGACCTCGCCCAGTCCCGCGACGAGACGAAGGAGACCGCCATGGACAAGATCCACCGCGAGAACGTGCGCCAGGGCCGCGACAAGTACAAGACGCTGCGCGAGATCCGCAAGGGCAACACCAAGCGTCGCGTCGACCAGTTCGAAAACATGTAACCGCAGTACAGGAGACGAGACCGGCTCAATGCGATGACTGGGGGTTATATTTCACCGTGTCCGTATTTGCAACACTTAGAACAGGGGTCGGAATACTCGCGAGCCGCTTGCGGCTCTATGTTTTCTTAGACTATTGAAAACACCATTTGCTCTTTGAGACTCCTAAAACAGCTCATTTACTATATGGGTCTTCTCCCCAAAAGTTTGCCGACCCCTAACTTAGAACATTGAAATTTCCTGTGTCCAAATTTGCAACACTTAAAACATTGGGATGTTGGAAGATTTGCCGTGTCCACATTTACGACACATAAAACATTGAATGTTCAAATGTCAATATTTTGCCATGTCCATATTTACAACAATTGAAACATTGAATGTTGGAATTAGACCTTATATGTGAAATAGTTCTTGTATATTGCGACTAAGAGCTGCCTTATATAAAAGACTAATTTTTGTACGTGTGGTCGTCATCTGTGAGAACTATTTATCAGTATTGTAACCGACTTATTAGGCATAAAAACATCAAAGTTGAAAGAAACAACATTTAACATTGTCAGTAATGTCATCACTTACTAAGAAATTAAACTTAAGACTTCACTATAACTTATTGCGGTCAATTTATATAAAGacatctaaaataaatatacaatttgTGCTACTAAAGCTCTAATTTAGTACTTATATCCGAGTTTAACGGTTAAATATTAAAAAGCCCACCAGTCTACGGTTTGGACCAAgttttttaagcgttttaaaCATATCCTAGTTAAGGACGGCCTAAGGGAGTCCGTCGGTAAAGCAGCGACAATTCGCACTCGTAATGCTGCCACTTGAGTAAAATAtacacaaattattaaaaaatgtcaGACAATAATCTGCCAAAAGTATAGACAAAGTATTTCCGACTagactataattattaaatcATTGTATTTTCCATTTTATTTGCAATCTATCTCAATTTATTcatcaaataaatgtatttacaaTAACAATTGTCTATAATTTTTGCAGATACTATTGTATAGAACTATTTGTATGTATGGTCCGTCGAATGTATTTTTAGAGAATTTTATTCTCGATTTATAATTGTACGCAATAATAGTATATTGTATGGTAAAGGTCAAATTTTGTATAAGAGGGCGCGGTCGATTCGGAAAACTGATCGTTTCCAAGTACATATTTTGGATCTAAATCCaatgtaattattttgaaaaaatgctgtTAGACCGTCGCTTAAAGAGGTAAGGTTGCAACCGTCCGAATGGCCCTTAGAGTTTCGAACTTATACCTTAATCGTTAAATCGCAAGAAAGGTGGGAATTCTGTACACCTTTCAGCACGAACTCGCGACGTCAGTCGGGACTATATGTAAATATTGATTATTACTtaatagtaattttattttagaccATAATGTGCTATAACCGAATATGTATACAAGAGGAATCATGTTTtaaccatattttaaaaaacattTACAAACGACCACGACGGCACACCGGcttgttttattattaataattattttttaaataattcggATTTTATTTCTAACTGATAGATGTATGTTGGGAATGTGAGTCATGATACTGTGCGTCGAGTTATTCAGTAATGTTTATTTGTATTAGGTATGTTATAGTTGCCTGTTGACTACTGTAGGGATAGCGTAGGTAGAGGCCAGCGGCCGAACTTCCGTCCGATACCTCGGTCGCTTTGTCCTGTTCTCTCACCAGGTGAGTGAGCGAGCTCGACCGAGGCGTGGGTAGCCGGTTCGGCAGCGGCCTTGCTCCGGGGAGAGAGACGGCGATACATTAAAGAAGGATGCTCAAGCGTTGGAGCGGGCCGCGGGGCgcatcttatttatttttataatcatttataaTTAGCCGTAGGAGATATCGGTTCAAGTGTAATTATCGTATCTATTCTTTCTGTCCGATCGCCTCGCGATCTCTTGAACAAAATTCGAAAAGCTTCAGTTTAGTATGCTTTTAGGGAGCGTATATTTAATTGTTAAGTGTATAAAAGGCATTCCATAAGTTACAATACGGTTGGCGTGAGTTGTTTCGAAATTATATTAGCGAGCGTTCTGTGTTCTGTTTGAAGTGCCATCCGTTGCATGTTCCGAGTCTAAACGCCGTCAGATCGCTGCGATTGTCGCGCGACTGGCGGCACGGTTACGCTAAACTATTTATATCTTGTCATTATTTTCTAAAATTATACAATACCATGTTGCCTTTCAACTACTGTGAATTTTTTTCCAATAAAAcgattaagtaaattatgtgttttatttcatttcttaGCATTATCACATATGCACTTAATTTCATTAAGTGAGACTTATATACCATAATACCATATACCTACACTTATGTTAATATAGTAGTGATTCCATTGAAAGCAACGAAAcactttaaggggcccacagataaccagttcgccggacgatatcagcctgtcagttgttcggaactatcACCTTTCaggtttaactgacaggctgatatcgtccggcgaactggtaatctatgGGCTCCTTTAAATAGGAAACTGTCGGCTAAGATTAGTatagaatatttattttcacattaCATTATAATGTTGTTACTTCATACTactgttaataattatttatcaaCAAACAGTAATATTTAGCTGGATAAATACCCAGTACTTTGTACATAAAAGACATACAAAGACATGtataaagaaaaacaaatttgactAGATTTAACTACCCGACCTAGTTGTATACTAACAATAAATGAAAAATCTACTAATAATAATTTGCTATGTGCAAAATGTTTGTGGAGAAAGAgaaaggaaataaataaatttgtcaCCTCAAAATAATCAACGTGTTTGTTATGTATGTATAGCGCAAGGGACGCGCTTGTTCTTTGCACATAGATATATGTAGACATGCCTTTTCAAAGCAAATttcataatacatattattcgTTACATTTGTACGAGTATGACATTttgtgtacagtcaacaacagagctatgaatacaggcaaagtgccaaaaatatgtatacacgaccttaatgtacaggcaataaagtactgtatactttgatttttgacactttgcctgtattcatagctctgttctTGACTGTACTTTGCAATAGCACAAGTCACATCTGCCACATATTCCTAAATATTAATACAAGTAACAGTACAAATTAATATATACAACCCAACCtatatacagtcagcagaagTGGCTGAGCAACATCGGCATCTGCTAAGTCATTTTCTCTGGCACATAAAACACAACTTATGGTCCGTCTCCGATCTGACCGATCGTTACGAGGaatctataggtatagatacAGAAATACCTAAATTGAATGGGCCCAAAATTTTTTGTATTGCTAAGTGTGGtgcttatttattatatgttaaacataattaagtataaaggCTCTactagaaacaaaaataaagaaatttatATTCAGTCTTATCTTACATATCAACTTATAAATAATGTAATTCATCAATATTGACACATTTTACATAATTCGCTGTgcaattattgtattttttgcCAATAATTAAGATATAAAAGCCTGAGTTATGAGCCATTTCATTATGGTTTTTTTACAATAGAAATGTAACATGTGATGGCTATACCTAATCAGGCCTAAATTATCTTTCATTAAGTATCACatgaaatgttattaa contains:
- the LOC134664283 gene encoding moesin/ezrin/radixin homolog 1 isoform X1; the protein is MVAGGKQMNVRVTTMDAELEFAIQQTTTGKQLFDQVVKTIGLREVWFFGLQYTDSKGDLTWIKLYKKVMQQDVKKENPLQFKFRAKFYPEDVADELIQEITLKLFYLQVKNAILSDEIYCPPETSVLLASYAVQARHGDHNPGLHGPGFLANDRLLPQRVTDQHKMSRDEWEQSITNWWQEHRGMLREDAMMEYLKIAQDLEMYGVNYFEIRNKKTTELWLGVDALGLNIYEKDDKLTPKIGFPWSEIRNISFNDRKFIIKPIDKKAPDFVFFAPRVRVNKRILALCMGNHELYMRRRKPDTIDVQQMKAQAREEKLAKQAQREKLQLEIAARERAEKKQQEYEDRLKHMQEEMERSQANLIEAQDMIRRLEEQLRQLQAAKEELEQRQNELQAMMTRLEETKNMEAAERAKLEEEIRNKQEEVSRIQQEVEEKDTETRRLQEEVEEARRQQESAAALLAAAATPSHHHVAEGKDDAGSDGGSDAGGQELAGAPDDLVDPVEDRRTLAERNERLHSQLKALKQDLAQSRDETKETAMDKIHRENVRQGRDKYKTLREIRKGNTKRRVDQFENM
- the LOC134664283 gene encoding moesin/ezrin/radixin homolog 1 isoform X2; amino-acid sequence: MPKSMNVRVTTMDAELEFAIQQTTTGKQLFDQVVKTIGLREVWFFGLQYTDSKGDLTWIKLYKKVMQQDVKKENPLQFKFRAKFYPEDVADELIQEITLKLFYLQVKNAILSDEIYCPPETSVLLASYAVQARHGDHNPGLHGPGFLANDRLLPQRVTDQHKMSRDEWEQSITNWWQEHRGMLREDAMMEYLKIAQDLEMYGVNYFEIRNKKTTELWLGVDALGLNIYEKDDKLTPKIGFPWSEIRNISFNDRKFIIKPIDKKAPDFVFFAPRVRVNKRILALCMGNHELYMRRRKPDTIDVQQMKAQAREEKLAKQAQREKLQLEIAARERAEKKQQEYEDRLKHMQEEMERSQANLIEAQDMIRRLEEQLRQLQAAKEELEQRQNELQAMMTRLEETKNMEAAERAKLEEEIRNKQEEVSRIQQEVEEKDTETRRLQEEVEEARRQQESAAALLAAAATPSHHHVAEGKDDAGSDGGSDAGGQELAGAPDDLVDPVEDRRTLAERNERLHSQLKALKQDLAQSRDETKETAMDKIHRENVRQGRDKYKTLREIRKGNTKRRVDQFENM